In Arthrobacter sp. B3I9, the following are encoded in one genomic region:
- the mtrB gene encoding MtrAB system histidine kinase MtrB, with protein MAVRVARLVRTGISRLLPGIRYLLQSLHSKWRRSLQFRTVLTTLMLAVGSFAVVGAYLSNQIANNLFQERLVQAESETRYNVKQVQDTFDGAQVTDQSSVITLVYDTLNAVEGRGSVIQRRYVFEAMPEQTKPRNRWVESRASDQLTISVIPPELRKAVQDSGKEQFWASTQFPVGTEDRPGIAVGNKVTFNGTVYELYLIYDLNTAQKTLDEIQNVLLAGGAVLVLMIGAVAWYVTRNVVSPVSHAAVVSEKLAAGQLQERMVVKGEDEVARLGASFNHMAASLQEQITQLATLSQMQQRFVSDVSHELRTPLTTVRMAAEVLYDAREDFDPINKRSAELLYNQVERFQSLLADLLEISRFDAGVATLDAEPSDIVQLLTQVIEAVGPVAAEYGSEVTLNAPEGSIIVEMDDRRIDRILRNLILNALEHGEGRPVNVSVAANGTAVAVAVRDHGIGMSAAEAARVFDRFWRADPARARTTGGSGLGLSIAAEDTKLHNGWLQAWGSKGHGSNFRLTLPLRQGESITRSPLQLEPADVGLPGSGPQRTMLLLDPSPVPEGWVAVPGTELPAGDGDDGREGQS; from the coding sequence ATGGCGGTCCGCGTCGCACGGCTGGTGCGGACGGGGATTTCGCGGCTGTTGCCGGGCATCCGTTACCTGTTGCAGTCCCTGCACAGCAAATGGCGGCGCTCGTTGCAGTTCCGCACGGTGCTCACCACGCTGATGCTCGCCGTCGGTTCCTTCGCCGTTGTCGGCGCGTACCTGTCCAACCAGATCGCGAACAATCTTTTCCAGGAGCGCCTGGTCCAGGCGGAGTCCGAGACCCGCTACAACGTGAAGCAGGTCCAGGACACGTTCGACGGCGCCCAGGTCACCGACCAGTCCAGCGTCATCACCCTCGTCTATGACACCCTGAACGCGGTGGAGGGCCGCGGTTCCGTGATCCAGCGCCGCTACGTCTTCGAAGCCATGCCGGAACAAACCAAGCCCCGCAACCGGTGGGTTGAATCCAGGGCGTCGGACCAGCTGACCATCAGCGTCATTCCGCCCGAGCTGCGCAAGGCAGTCCAGGACTCCGGCAAGGAGCAGTTCTGGGCCTCCACGCAATTTCCAGTGGGCACCGAGGACCGCCCCGGCATCGCCGTCGGCAACAAGGTCACCTTCAACGGCACCGTCTACGAGCTCTACCTCATCTACGACCTCAACACCGCGCAGAAGACCCTGGACGAGATCCAGAACGTCCTGCTCGCCGGCGGGGCGGTGCTGGTGCTCATGATCGGCGCCGTCGCCTGGTACGTGACCCGAAATGTCGTCAGTCCCGTCAGCCACGCCGCCGTCGTGTCCGAAAAGCTGGCCGCCGGCCAGCTGCAGGAACGCATGGTGGTCAAGGGCGAGGACGAGGTGGCGCGGCTGGGCGCTTCGTTTAACCACATGGCCGCAAGCCTGCAGGAGCAGATCACCCAGCTCGCGACCCTCTCCCAGATGCAGCAGCGGTTCGTTTCCGACGTCTCCCACGAACTGCGCACCCCGCTCACCACCGTCAGGATGGCGGCGGAGGTGCTTTACGATGCGCGGGAGGATTTCGACCCCATCAACAAACGCTCGGCGGAGCTGCTCTACAACCAGGTGGAACGCTTCCAGTCACTCCTGGCGGACCTGCTGGAGATCTCCCGCTTCGACGCCGGTGTGGCAACGCTCGACGCCGAGCCTTCCGACATTGTCCAACTCCTCACGCAGGTGATCGAGGCCGTCGGCCCGGTCGCGGCCGAATACGGCTCCGAGGTCACCCTCAACGCCCCCGAGGGCAGCATCATCGTGGAGATGGACGACCGCCGGATCGACCGCATCCTGCGGAACCTCATCCTGAACGCCCTGGAACACGGCGAGGGCCGCCCGGTGAACGTGTCCGTGGCAGCCAACGGCACCGCGGTGGCAGTGGCCGTCCGCGACCATGGGATCGGGATGAGCGCGGCCGAAGCCGCGCGCGTGTTCGACCGGTTCTGGCGCGCGGATCCCGCCCGCGCCCGGACCACCGGAGGCAGCGGCCTGGGGCTTTCCATTGCCGCTGAGGACACCAAGCTGCACAACGGGTGGCTCCAGGCGTGGGGGAGCAAGGGCCATGGATCGAACTTCCGGCTGACCCTGCCGCTTCGCCAGGGCGAGAGCATCACCAGGTCACCGCTGCAGCTCGAACCGGCCGACGTCGGGCTGCCCGGTTCCGGGCCGCAGCGGACCATGCTGCTGCTGGACCCGTCCCCAGTACCGGAGGGCTGGGTTGCGGTTCCGGGAACCGAGCTTCCCGCAGGCGACGGTGACGACGGAAGAGAGGGTCAGTCGTGA
- a CDS encoding LpqB family beta-propeller domain-containing protein, with protein sequence MRVPSSKLTAACAAVLAVVLFLLTSCAQIPRSGPVGKSTDESAGNPNNAPVFFPSAPRPGAGPESVIEDFYLAGSGYEDDYAVARQYLTQASSVTWKPDQRVLVFRSARVVPTAVENVFNYELDVAYSVDADGVATQLPPGTTENIAATLTQVDGEWRIAEIADGTAIPEETFKVIYGAYPIYFYDPTFTYAVPDVRWFIKKKTVKAMTSALLGGPAPYLKGAVVSAFPSGVKLARESVPVVSGAAQVDLTAKDLVEASNEDRLRMQTQLALTFRSQPDVINVELRANQDLVRVEDNGSVLPPIRDKNVPPHQIAVSNNDLVRYENNRISPLPDIQSVAALAPRAPAESPVSQSAAFLSADRTTLYSIGPGQPARALTTRASLSRPSFDRYDWVWTAGPGASGATEVVSYRPAGAAEGAPVPTVSLAPGWLAGRTVKEFRVSREGARALVISEQNGKTRVQVTGIIRGADGTPRDLTAPMTLLTVRDPDQGVWVDDSTVAVMKGSPSETVIPELLSLTSAQPDLLAQWPGLTALSAGNGPEEIFAQSAEGIFQRLGNGWSPQLKGPVDPAFPG encoded by the coding sequence GTGAGGGTTCCCTCGAGCAAACTCACCGCGGCGTGCGCTGCCGTGCTGGCCGTCGTCCTGTTCCTGCTGACGTCCTGCGCCCAGATCCCGCGTTCCGGGCCGGTGGGGAAGAGCACCGACGAGAGCGCCGGAAACCCCAACAACGCGCCCGTTTTTTTCCCGTCCGCGCCCCGTCCGGGCGCCGGACCCGAGTCCGTGATCGAGGACTTCTACCTGGCCGGCAGCGGCTATGAAGACGACTACGCGGTGGCCCGCCAGTACCTCACCCAGGCCTCCTCGGTCACCTGGAAACCCGATCAGCGGGTCCTTGTGTTTCGGTCGGCACGGGTGGTGCCCACCGCCGTCGAAAATGTCTTTAACTATGAACTGGACGTCGCCTACTCGGTAGACGCCGACGGCGTCGCCACGCAGTTGCCGCCGGGCACCACGGAGAACATCGCGGCGACCCTGACGCAGGTGGACGGCGAATGGAGGATCGCGGAAATCGCGGACGGTACGGCCATTCCGGAAGAGACGTTCAAGGTCATCTACGGTGCCTACCCGATCTACTTTTACGATCCCACGTTCACTTACGCGGTCCCGGATGTCCGCTGGTTCATCAAGAAGAAAACTGTCAAAGCCATGACCAGCGCGCTCCTGGGAGGACCGGCCCCCTACCTCAAGGGCGCCGTCGTCAGCGCCTTCCCCTCTGGCGTCAAGCTCGCCCGGGAGTCGGTGCCCGTCGTGTCCGGCGCAGCCCAGGTGGATCTCACGGCGAAGGATCTCGTTGAGGCATCCAACGAGGACCGGCTGCGGATGCAGACGCAGCTGGCACTGACATTCCGGAGCCAGCCCGACGTCATCAACGTTGAACTCCGGGCCAACCAGGATCTCGTGCGGGTCGAGGACAACGGATCGGTGCTGCCGCCGATCCGCGACAAGAACGTTCCGCCCCACCAGATCGCGGTCAGCAACAATGACCTGGTCCGGTATGAGAACAACAGGATCTCGCCGCTTCCGGATATCCAGTCCGTCGCGGCCCTCGCACCCCGGGCACCGGCGGAGTCTCCCGTGTCCCAGTCGGCGGCTTTCCTCAGCGCGGACCGCACCACCTTGTACTCCATCGGACCCGGCCAGCCGGCCAGGGCACTGACCACCCGGGCCAGCCTCTCCCGGCCCTCTTTCGACCGCTATGACTGGGTGTGGACGGCAGGTCCGGGAGCCAGTGGCGCCACCGAGGTCGTTTCCTACCGGCCGGCTGGAGCCGCCGAGGGAGCGCCCGTTCCGACCGTTTCACTTGCTCCGGGCTGGCTGGCCGGCCGGACCGTCAAGGAGTTCAGGGTGTCCCGCGAGGGAGCACGGGCACTTGTCATCTCGGAGCAGAACGGCAAGACCAGGGTCCAGGTGACCGGCATCATCCGCGGCGCCGACGGAACGCCCCGGGACCTGACCGCGCCGATGACCCTGCTGACGGTCCGTGATCCGGACCAGGGCGTCTGGGTTGACGACTCCACGGTGGCTGTCATGAAGGGCTCCCCGAGCGAAACGGTGATACCGGAGCTGCTGTCACTGACGTCCGCGCAACCGGACCTGCTAGCCCAGTGGCCGGGGCTTACGGCGCTGAGCGCCGGCAACGGGCCGGAGGAAATCTTTGCCCAGTCCGCCGAAGGTATCTTCCAACGGCTCGGAAACGGCTGGTCGCCGCAGCTGAAGGGCCCCGTCGATCCGGCTTTCCCAGGCTGA
- a CDS encoding ComF family protein: MTRHGPDGAQSRRKAADPDLSPLASPVSKHRGDYARGPARLADRTAAAAAELLALAAPVACVCCGAEDLVLCGACAQQIRLLTRHPFRAEAQAPALMDMDGSVLLPVVAAGVYRGELAQAVLAFKRYGQAPLVHILARALGQAVSAASGGTADVWLVPVPTSNSAFRKRGFSPVHLLLKRLSRSRTSGGSGRDGPGTIDALRKVGALRRVGALATSGALRGASPARWPVWMLALPLAAGQKGLGRGARSRRVRGSMRVRSGPWAPDLRGQPCIIVDDVLTTGATLAEAARALTLAGAQVRGAVVLAATRPPATSDLPVQGRAVAGKSAVEEKNKPKKDE, encoded by the coding sequence ATGACAAGGCACGGGCCGGACGGAGCCCAATCCCGCCGGAAGGCCGCCGATCCGGACCTGTCCCCGCTTGCTTCGCCGGTTTCAAAGCATCGGGGTGACTATGCTCGCGGGCCTGCACGTCTGGCTGACCGGACTGCGGCTGCGGCGGCCGAACTGCTTGCCCTCGCCGCTCCCGTGGCGTGCGTGTGCTGCGGCGCGGAGGATCTCGTACTTTGCGGGGCCTGCGCGCAGCAGATCCGCCTCCTGACCCGGCACCCGTTCCGGGCCGAGGCGCAGGCGCCCGCGCTGATGGACATGGACGGCTCGGTGCTGCTTCCGGTGGTGGCCGCCGGCGTCTACCGCGGCGAACTGGCGCAGGCCGTGCTCGCATTCAAACGGTACGGCCAGGCGCCACTCGTGCACATACTGGCCCGGGCGCTCGGGCAGGCGGTGAGCGCCGCGTCGGGCGGGACAGCGGACGTCTGGCTGGTGCCCGTGCCCACGAGCAACAGCGCGTTCCGGAAACGGGGTTTCAGCCCGGTCCATCTGCTGCTGAAAAGGCTCAGCCGGAGCCGGACGTCCGGCGGCTCCGGGCGGGACGGGCCCGGGACTATCGACGCGCTGCGGAAGGTAGGGGCCCTCCGGAGGGTAGGGGCCCTGGCGACGTCCGGGGCCCTGCGGGGGGCGTCGCCCGCGCGGTGGCCGGTATGGATGCTGGCGTTGCCTCTGGCCGCCGGCCAGAAAGGTCTCGGGCGTGGTGCCCGGTCGCGGCGCGTACGCGGGTCGATGCGTGTCCGGAGCGGCCCGTGGGCGCCGGACCTGCGCGGGCAGCCCTGCATCATCGTCGACGACGTGCTTACCACCGGCGCCACCCTGGCCGAGGCCGCCCGCGCCCTGACGCTGGCAGGAGCGCAGGTCAGGGGTGCCGTGGTCCTGGCGGCGACACGCCCGCCGGCCACATCCGACCTCCCCGTCCAGGGCCGCGCGGTGGCGGGGAAGAGCGCCGTCGAGGAAAAAAATAAACCAAAAAAGGATGAATAA
- the hpf gene encoding ribosome hibernation-promoting factor, HPF/YfiA family — protein sequence MEFMISGRNLTVSDRFREYADEKISKIASLGDKVQRVDAKVSKETKARQTDEMLTVELTVLGRGPVIRAEASAADKFAAFDLAYNKLLERLRRAKDRKKVHHGRHTPVAVREATATLEPASTSAPLYEEASRRQEATTADTEKSPYEVENDIPAGDSPVLIRRKVFTAASLTLDDAVDNMELVGHDFYLFVDKETKAPSVVYRREGWTYGVISLDQTCEPGEAPLEPKVIAYRSEDEPATA from the coding sequence ATGGAGTTCATGATCAGCGGACGTAATTTGACGGTCTCCGACCGCTTCCGCGAGTACGCAGACGAGAAGATCTCGAAGATTGCGTCATTGGGGGACAAGGTTCAGAGGGTGGACGCGAAGGTTTCCAAGGAAACCAAAGCCCGCCAGACCGATGAAATGCTGACTGTTGAGCTGACAGTTCTGGGCCGCGGTCCCGTGATCCGGGCCGAAGCCAGCGCCGCAGACAAATTCGCCGCGTTTGATCTTGCCTATAACAAGCTTCTTGAACGCCTGCGCCGGGCGAAGGACCGCAAGAAGGTCCATCATGGCAGGCATACCCCCGTGGCGGTGCGCGAGGCCACGGCGACGCTGGAACCGGCCAGCACCAGCGCCCCCCTCTACGAGGAAGCAAGCCGCCGGCAGGAGGCCACGACCGCGGATACCGAGAAGTCGCCGTATGAGGTGGAGAACGACATTCCTGCCGGGGATTCTCCCGTACTGATTCGCCGGAAGGTTTTCACCGCCGCGTCCCTGACCCTGGACGACGCCGTCGACAACATGGAGCTCGTGGGTCACGATTTCTATCTTTTCGTGGACAAGGAGACCAAGGCGCCTTCCGTGGTCTACCGCCGTGAGGGCTGGACGTACGGGGTAATCTCCCTGGACCAGACCTGTGAGCCGGGAGAGGCTCCGCTGGAGCCGAAGGTTATCGCCTACCGTTCCGAGGATGAGCCCGCCACCGCCTAG
- a CDS encoding winged helix-turn-helix domain-containing protein produces MPESLSLKQARRIALAAQALDKVRPAGPVTARAVGRTFARLHLVQIDSVNVLSRSHYLPFFSRLGNYDRGILDRMAGTHPRRMMEYWAHEASFIRPDHFPDLVQWQSRKWVGAHAMDPDLRSGVASRVLEALAQRKPMTAAELTARLGHVEDQQQDNWGWNWNAVKRVLEHLFEEGLVSAASRTESFERRYTLTAKVLPMAPEGRGETSQDPAAAMDRLIDAAAQAHGIGTIRCFADYFRVPVKAAAVSVGNLVDAGRIRPVLVTGWNRPLYRHVEAKLPRAATGRALLSPFDSLVFERRRLEALFGFHYRIEIYTPEPKRRFGYYVLPFLLRDGIVARVDLKADRANGLLLARAAHAEPGAPADVATELAAELRLMAEWLQLDGVVVSPSGDLAPALADAVDRTGDAVSAVREQA; encoded by the coding sequence GTGCCTGAATCGCTGAGCCTCAAGCAGGCCCGGCGGATCGCATTGGCAGCCCAGGCATTGGACAAGGTACGGCCCGCCGGACCCGTGACAGCACGGGCGGTGGGCCGTACCTTTGCCCGCCTGCACCTTGTCCAGATCGACTCGGTCAACGTGCTGTCCCGGAGTCACTACCTGCCGTTCTTCTCGCGGCTGGGCAATTACGACCGAGGCATCCTGGACCGGATGGCGGGCACACATCCCCGCCGCATGATGGAGTACTGGGCCCACGAGGCAAGCTTCATCCGCCCCGACCACTTCCCGGACCTCGTGCAGTGGCAGAGCCGGAAATGGGTGGGAGCGCATGCCATGGACCCGGACCTGAGGAGCGGGGTCGCCTCCCGGGTACTGGAGGCACTCGCGCAGAGAAAGCCCATGACCGCTGCGGAACTCACGGCCCGGCTTGGCCACGTGGAAGACCAACAGCAGGACAACTGGGGCTGGAACTGGAATGCCGTCAAGAGGGTGCTGGAACACCTCTTCGAGGAAGGTCTTGTCTCTGCGGCGTCCCGGACCGAATCCTTCGAGCGCCGCTACACCCTTACTGCCAAGGTCCTGCCGATGGCGCCGGAGGGCCGCGGTGAAACCAGCCAGGATCCGGCAGCAGCAATGGACCGCTTGATTGACGCGGCGGCACAGGCCCACGGCATCGGTACCATACGCTGCTTCGCGGACTATTTCCGGGTGCCGGTCAAAGCAGCAGCAGTGTCCGTGGGGAACCTCGTCGATGCCGGACGGATACGGCCGGTCCTGGTCACCGGCTGGAACCGGCCGCTCTACCGGCATGTGGAGGCAAAGCTGCCCCGCGCGGCCACCGGCAGGGCGCTGCTCAGCCCGTTCGACTCGCTGGTCTTTGAACGCCGGCGGCTTGAGGCCCTCTTCGGCTTCCACTACCGGATCGAGATCTACACGCCGGAACCGAAGCGCCGCTTCGGCTACTACGTGTTGCCGTTCCTGCTCCGCGACGGGATCGTTGCCCGGGTTGACCTCAAGGCTGACCGCGCCAACGGCCTTCTCCTGGCGAGGGCCGCGCATGCCGAGCCCGGCGCGCCGGCGGACGTCGCCACTGAGCTTGCCGCGGAGCTGCGGCTCATGGCCGAGTGGCTCCAGCTGGACGGGGTGGTCGTTTCCCCGTCAGGTGATCTGGCGCCGGCGCTGGCCGATGCTGTCGACCGGACAGGCGACGCTGTATCCGCTGTCAGGGAACAGGCATAG
- the secA gene encoding preprotein translocase subunit SecA, which produces MASLIEKLLRTGDKKTLRQLRNYADAINALESSFKTFTDAELREETDVLRARHLDGEKLDDLLPEAFAAVREAASRTLGMRHFDVQLMGGAALHLGNIAEMKTGEGKTLVATAPAYLNALTGKGVHVVTVNDYLAEYQSDLMGRVYRFLGLTSGCILANQDPAVRREQYAADITYGTNNEFGFDYLRDNMAWDKTELVQRGHNYAIVDEVDSILIDEARTPLIISGPAQGDTNRWYSEFAKVVLRLQPEVDYEVDEKKRTVGVLESGIEKVEDYLGIHNLYESANTPLIGFLNNAIKAKELFKRDKDYVILDGEVLIVDEHTGRILAGRRYNEGMHQAIEAKEGVEIKAENQTLATVTLQNYFRMYDKLSGMTGTAETEAAEFMSTYKLGVVAIPTNRDMTRIDQADLVYKNEAVKFDAVVKDIAERHELGQPVLVGTTSVEKSEYLSRLLAKEGVRHEVLNAKNHAREASIVAQAGRKAAVTVATNMAGRGTDIMLGGNAEFTAVAELARRGLDPEENSEEYEAAWPEAFEAAKQAVKDEHEEVLNLGGLYVLGTERHESRRIDNQLRGRSGRQGDPGESRFYLSLTDDLMRLFNSGAAERLMNSSVPDDVALESKLVSRAIASAQGQVEGRNAEQRKNVLKYDDVLNRQREAIYGDRRRILEGDDLHEKVQFFIEDTITAFIDEATAEGTGDDWDFNLLWSNLKTLYPVSVTPSDLIDEAGGKSRITVEFLKDEILSDARLVYQAREEAIGSESMRELERRVVLSVIGRKWQEHLYEMDYLKEGIGLRAMAQRDPLVEYQREGFIMFQAMMEAIREESVGFLFNLEVEVTPAEDVVVADAGGQHTEHHEPQIRASGLEAPEKPAQLQYTAPGEDGAAQTRVEAKTSGRSGNPARAAAQDAPRRANKKKRR; this is translated from the coding sequence GTGGCATCACTTATTGAAAAACTTCTCCGCACGGGTGACAAAAAAACCCTGAGGCAACTGCGGAACTATGCCGACGCTATTAACGCCCTCGAAAGCTCCTTCAAGACCTTCACCGACGCCGAACTGCGCGAAGAGACCGACGTGCTCCGTGCGCGCCACCTCGACGGCGAAAAGCTGGACGACCTCCTGCCCGAGGCGTTCGCCGCCGTCCGGGAAGCCGCTTCCCGCACCCTCGGCATGCGCCACTTCGATGTCCAGCTGATGGGTGGTGCCGCCCTTCACCTGGGCAACATCGCTGAGATGAAGACCGGTGAAGGCAAGACGCTGGTGGCCACTGCTCCGGCCTACCTCAACGCCCTCACCGGCAAAGGCGTGCACGTCGTCACCGTGAACGACTACCTCGCTGAATACCAGTCCGACCTCATGGGACGCGTGTACCGGTTCCTGGGCCTGACCAGCGGCTGCATCCTCGCCAACCAGGACCCCGCCGTGCGCCGCGAACAATACGCCGCGGACATTACGTACGGCACGAACAACGAATTCGGCTTCGACTACCTGCGGGACAACATGGCGTGGGACAAGACGGAACTCGTCCAGCGGGGCCACAACTATGCGATCGTCGACGAAGTGGACTCCATCCTCATCGACGAGGCCCGCACCCCGCTTATTATTTCCGGTCCTGCGCAGGGCGACACGAACCGCTGGTACAGCGAGTTCGCCAAGGTCGTGTTGCGGCTCCAGCCCGAGGTCGATTACGAGGTCGATGAGAAGAAGCGCACGGTCGGCGTCCTCGAGTCCGGAATTGAAAAGGTGGAGGATTACCTTGGCATCCACAACCTCTACGAGTCGGCCAATACGCCGCTCATCGGCTTCCTGAACAACGCCATCAAGGCCAAGGAACTTTTCAAGCGGGACAAGGATTACGTCATTCTCGACGGCGAAGTGCTGATCGTGGACGAGCACACAGGCCGCATCCTGGCAGGCCGCCGGTATAACGAGGGCATGCACCAGGCCATCGAAGCCAAAGAAGGCGTCGAGATCAAGGCCGAGAACCAGACGCTTGCCACCGTGACCCTGCAGAACTATTTCCGCATGTACGACAAGCTTTCCGGCATGACCGGTACGGCCGAGACCGAAGCCGCCGAGTTCATGAGCACCTACAAGCTCGGCGTCGTCGCCATCCCCACCAACCGGGACATGACGCGTATTGACCAGGCGGACCTCGTCTACAAGAACGAAGCCGTGAAGTTCGACGCCGTCGTCAAGGACATCGCGGAACGGCATGAACTGGGCCAGCCGGTTCTGGTCGGCACCACCAGCGTCGAGAAGAGCGAGTACCTGTCGCGGCTGCTGGCCAAGGAGGGCGTCCGGCACGAGGTCCTGAACGCCAAGAACCATGCCCGGGAAGCTTCGATCGTCGCCCAGGCGGGCCGCAAGGCTGCAGTCACCGTGGCAACGAACATGGCCGGCCGCGGCACCGACATCATGCTCGGCGGCAACGCCGAGTTCACCGCCGTCGCGGAACTTGCCAGGCGCGGACTGGACCCGGAGGAAAACTCCGAAGAATACGAGGCAGCCTGGCCGGAGGCCTTCGAAGCGGCGAAGCAGGCGGTCAAGGACGAGCACGAGGAAGTCCTCAACCTCGGTGGCCTCTACGTTCTCGGCACCGAACGGCACGAGTCCCGCCGCATCGACAACCAGTTGCGCGGCCGCTCAGGCCGTCAGGGTGACCCGGGCGAATCCCGGTTCTACCTGTCACTGACCGACGACCTGATGCGCCTGTTCAACTCCGGCGCGGCGGAGCGGCTGATGAACAGCTCCGTGCCCGACGACGTCGCGCTGGAGTCAAAGCTTGTCTCCCGCGCCATCGCCTCGGCCCAGGGCCAGGTGGAGGGCCGCAACGCCGAACAGCGCAAGAACGTCCTGAAGTACGACGACGTCCTGAACCGCCAGCGCGAGGCTATCTACGGCGACCGGCGCCGCATCCTCGAGGGCGATGACCTCCACGAGAAGGTTCAGTTCTTCATCGAGGACACCATCACGGCCTTCATCGATGAGGCGACGGCGGAAGGAACCGGCGACGACTGGGACTTCAACCTGCTGTGGTCCAATCTCAAGACCCTTTACCCGGTGAGTGTCACCCCGAGTGATCTGATCGACGAGGCCGGCGGCAAGTCGCGCATCACGGTGGAATTCCTCAAGGACGAAATCCTTTCCGATGCCCGGCTGGTCTACCAGGCGCGTGAAGAGGCGATCGGGTCCGAGAGCATGCGCGAACTCGAACGCCGCGTGGTCCTGTCCGTGATCGGACGCAAATGGCAGGAACACCTGTACGAGATGGATTACCTGAAGGAAGGCATCGGCCTGCGGGCGATGGCCCAGCGCGACCCTCTGGTGGAGTACCAGCGCGAGGGGTTCATCATGTTCCAGGCCATGATGGAGGCCATCCGCGAGGAAAGCGTCGGCTTCCTGTTCAACCTGGAGGTCGAGGTGACCCCGGCCGAGGACGTCGTCGTGGCGGATGCCGGCGGCCAGCACACGGAGCACCACGAGCCGCAGATCCGCGCGTCGGGACTGGAAGCTCCGGAGAAGCCCGCGCAGCTCCAGTACACCGCTCCGGGTGAGGACGGCGCCGCCCAGACCCGGGTCGAGGCCAAGACCTCGGGCCGGTCCGGCAACCCTGCCAGGGCCGCCGCTCAGGACGCCCCTCGCCGTGCCAACAAGAAGAAGCGCCGCTAA
- a CDS encoding Rv3235 family protein — MTVPTGRRALAEPSASPRTPLRLVDAGVAPAPGPPAPPTSTPATRRVPLQLVDEGQEICTICRSTVQAAIEVLAGTRPAQQLARRLDDRCLTALQHRAALTRRVASGNSPTAGRLHRNPSVRSVRACKVSEDVYEASAVVVDELRVRAVALRLERTQFLWRVTVLEIG, encoded by the coding sequence ATGACCGTACCCACTGGGCGTCGCGCCCTTGCAGAACCTTCAGCATCCCCCCGGACGCCGCTCCGCCTGGTCGACGCCGGCGTCGCACCGGCCCCGGGTCCCCCTGCTCCGCCGACGTCCACGCCGGCGACACGGCGTGTGCCGCTGCAGCTGGTGGACGAGGGTCAGGAAATCTGCACCATCTGCCGCAGCACGGTGCAGGCCGCAATCGAGGTCCTGGCTGGTACCCGGCCTGCCCAGCAGCTGGCCAGGAGACTCGACGACCGCTGTCTCACCGCCCTGCAGCATCGGGCGGCCCTGACGCGGCGCGTAGCGTCGGGAAACTCACCCACGGCCGGTCGTCTGCACCGCAACCCCTCGGTGCGCTCGGTCCGGGCCTGCAAGGTATCGGAGGACGTTTATGAGGCGAGTGCCGTGGTCGTGGACGAACTGCGCGTCCGCGCCGTGGCACTCCGGCTGGAACGGACCCAGTTCCTCTGGCGGGTGACGGTGCTGGAGATCGGCTGA
- a CDS encoding LysM peptidoglycan-binding domain-containing protein — protein sequence MEKAKPASEGARAGRYLPAADASMAAAILLLGLFLAGSGDRLVQRWRSSSARQQSLSFEDQLGLAANTAGLILILWWLISLMSAVVSALLQRSGRIGAAAVTARFSPAFMRRLALAALGFQLLSAPLATAASLAGPDPLPSPAVSALWTPTTATAEGLVLPLPLRGLAAPPGPVPEAAPAPASASSASASASWSSRPGPPAPPSWTPQSPTVDPGALVAGQLRVQEPADGVAEVTVRAGDTLWSLAASRLGPLASDVDIAREWPRLYRENREVIGESPHLLHPGQVLRLPARE from the coding sequence GTGGAGAAAGCAAAGCCTGCATCCGAGGGTGCGCGCGCGGGGCGATATCTCCCGGCGGCCGACGCCTCCATGGCTGCCGCGATTCTGTTGCTGGGCCTGTTCCTGGCAGGATCCGGAGACCGCCTGGTGCAACGCTGGCGCTCCTCCTCGGCCCGGCAGCAGTCGCTGTCTTTCGAGGACCAACTCGGGCTGGCCGCCAACACTGCCGGCCTGATTCTGATCCTGTGGTGGCTGATCTCACTCATGTCCGCGGTGGTCTCGGCTCTGCTGCAGCGCAGCGGACGAATCGGGGCCGCTGCGGTGACAGCCAGGTTCAGCCCGGCGTTCATGCGCCGGCTGGCCCTTGCTGCCCTGGGTTTCCAGCTGCTCTCCGCGCCCTTGGCCACCGCCGCGTCGCTGGCCGGCCCGGATCCCCTGCCCAGCCCCGCGGTCTCCGCGCTGTGGACACCGACGACGGCTACCGCCGAGGGACTGGTCCTGCCCTTGCCCTTGCGGGGCCTCGCCGCACCGCCGGGCCCCGTCCCCGAGGCCGCGCCCGCTCCGGCGTCCGCCTCGTCAGCTTCGGCGTCCGCCTCATGGAGCTCCCGACCAGGACCCCCGGCACCCCCGTCCTGGACTCCGCAGTCTCCGACGGTGGATCCGGGCGCGTTGGTGGCGGGCCAGCTCCGGGTGCAGGAACCCGCGGACGGCGTCGCTGAAGTGACTGTCCGGGCCGGGGACACCCTCTGGAGCCTCGCCGCCTCACGGCTCGGCCCGTTGGCCTCTGATGTCGACATCGCCCGGGAATGGCCCCGGCTGTACCGGGAGAACCGGGAAGTCATTGGTGAGAGCCCCCACCTCCTTCATCCCGGCCAGGTTCTTCGACTTCCGGCGCGCGAGTGA